A window of Caldicellulosiruptoraceae bacterium PP1 contains these coding sequences:
- a CDS encoding corrinoid protein — protein FYRAGLMDILNNIAYYVCEGNAKLVSQLVNEALKSNIDPQIILNEGLIKGMSIAGDKFIDSSTYVPEVLVAARAMSIGLEIIKPYLVASNVKPIGRVVIGTVKGDLHDIGKNLVIIFLKGAGIETIDLGIDVSVDKFIDAVKKYNPNILAMSALLTTTMHQMKEVIDKLHAEGIREKVKVMIGGAPITQDFANEIGADLFAEDAATAAKIARNIILGKSKQ, from the coding sequence GTTTTATAGAGCTGGTTTAATGGACATATTAAATAATATTGCCTATTATGTTTGTGAAGGTAATGCAAAATTAGTAAGTCAATTAGTAAATGAAGCTTTAAAAAGTAATATAGATCCACAAATTATTCTCAATGAAGGGCTTATTAAAGGGATGTCAATAGCAGGTGACAAATTTATTGACAGTTCTACATATGTGCCTGAAGTTTTAGTTGCTGCAAGAGCAATGAGTATAGGTCTTGAGATAATAAAACCATATCTTGTTGCTTCGAATGTAAAACCTATTGGCAGAGTTGTTATCGGAACTGTAAAAGGAGATTTACATGATATTGGGAAAAATCTTGTTATAATCTTCTTAAAAGGAGCAGGAATTGAAACTATTGATTTAGGTATTGATGTTTCGGTCGATAAATTCATAGATGCTGTTAAAAAATATAACCCTAATATTTTAGCAATGTCAGCTCTACTTACCACTACAATGCATCAAATGAAAGAAGTAATTGATAAGCTACATGCTGAAGGAATAAGAGAAAAGGTAAAGGTGATGATAGGAGGTGCTCCTATTACACAAGATTTTGCTAATGAAATTGGAGCAGATTTATTTGCAGAAGATGCTGCAACAGCAGCAAAGATTGCCAGAAATATTATTTTAGGCAAATCGA